One genomic window of Bradyrhizobium sp. B124 includes the following:
- a CDS encoding LytTR family DNA-binding domain-containing protein, producing MSTTQPENSIERGIDRCVERGWDEQADFGDENRSDVTAIRPGGAKRGSMLAYGWVALLIVASGVVNVFSSVSEFKPSAGFAPLRMPVLLELTSAIAWILFLPLLRSGITQLRVGRSRVTDVTWAVAAMLLYAVAHLVTMVGLRKLLLGDGYSFHWATAFPHELQKDVVSSLMVAVVIWLMDRTVLALPVTPMPATSVPPAAALALPLAGPSVEAANPSVWLRDGATSFRVDPRDIVAVTSAGNYVEFVLPIGRRLIRGTLAREEDRLRPFGLVRVHRARLVNLARVVAVEHRPAGDFVLRMDNGETISGSKRYRNVVASFTENTNR from the coding sequence ATGTCCACGACGCAGCCAGAGAATTCCATTGAACGCGGCATCGATCGGTGCGTCGAGCGGGGTTGGGATGAGCAAGCGGATTTCGGGGACGAAAATCGCAGCGATGTGACGGCGATCCGACCGGGCGGGGCGAAGCGCGGCTCGATGCTCGCCTACGGTTGGGTGGCGCTGCTGATCGTCGCGAGCGGCGTGGTCAACGTCTTCTCCTCGGTGAGCGAATTCAAACCCTCCGCGGGATTCGCGCCATTGCGCATGCCCGTGCTGCTCGAGCTGACGAGTGCCATTGCCTGGATCCTGTTTCTGCCGCTGCTGCGAAGCGGTATCACCCAATTGCGTGTTGGTCGCAGCCGAGTGACGGACGTCACATGGGCGGTGGCGGCGATGCTGCTTTACGCGGTCGCGCATCTCGTCACAATGGTCGGGTTGCGCAAGCTGCTGCTGGGGGACGGCTATTCCTTTCACTGGGCAACGGCGTTTCCGCATGAACTCCAGAAGGACGTTGTCTCGTCGCTGATGGTGGCCGTGGTAATCTGGCTGATGGACCGCACGGTGTTGGCGTTGCCCGTAACACCGATGCCCGCAACATCAGTGCCGCCGGCTGCCGCGCTCGCACTGCCGTTGGCCGGACCGTCCGTCGAAGCCGCCAATCCCAGTGTGTGGCTGCGGGACGGCGCCACGAGCTTTCGGGTCGACCCTCGCGATATCGTGGCCGTGACGTCTGCGGGCAACTATGTCGAATTTGTCCTCCCCATAGGACGTCGCCTGATCCGCGGCACGCTCGCGCGGGAGGAGGATCGGCTCAGGCCGTTCGGGCTTGTCCGCGTGCATCGGGCGAGGCTGGTGAATCTGGCGCGGGTCGTTGCAGTCGAGCATCGTCCGGCAGGGGACTTCGTCCTGCGGATGGACAATGGCGAGACGATCTCGGGTAGCAAGCGCTATCGGAATGTCGTGGCGAGTTTCACGGAAAATACCAACAGGTAA